The following coding sequences are from one Nicotiana tomentosiformis chromosome 3, ASM39032v3, whole genome shotgun sequence window:
- the LOC138908523 gene encoding uncharacterized protein, protein MSVILLRGILETNKLVRPNFDDWYKNLRIVLMHEKLIDMIEKPAKEVPDEADDDAIKIYQKYLEECLTTKCIILASMNSKLQRKHHEMDPTAIVEHLKKMFGIQSRTTRYQLSVTTQLEGHD, encoded by the coding sequence ATGTCTGTTATATTACTGCGTGGAATACTTGAGACCAACAAGTTGGTAAGACCAAACTTTGATGATTGGTACAAAAATTTGAGAATTGTTCTCATGCATGAAAAGCTTATTGATATGATTGAAAAGCCTGCCAAAGAAGTCCCGGATGAGGCTGATGATGATGCCATCAAGATTTATCAGAAATACTTGGAAGAATGTCTTACTACCAAATGCATCATTCTCGCTTCTATGAATTCTAAGCTTCAGAGGAAACATCATGAAATGGATCCAACTGCAATCGTTGAACATCTTAAAAAGATGTTTGGTATACAAAGCAGGACAACTAGATACCAactatctgtcacgacccaactggagggtcatgactag